In a single window of the Bacillus mycoides genome:
- a CDS encoding glycosyltransferase family 2 protein — translation MTTTVISHFYNEEYLLPWWLVHHTKLFDHGILINKGSTDRSVEICKKFAPHWEVRDSANPEFDALATDHEVMRIEQEVEGWKMILNTTEFLCVQDKEQFWKSLKDLGGRMYWLEGLIMVENPNYNYPKLRYSISLMKQRFHGYLPEDWELWRRGRFIHNHEYGSYTAGRHLTMHESMNYPPLACIVWFGFSPWNDAIKRRKLQIGPTLSQGSIHAGMGTHHIITPERLETWYRELAGGTKDLRFSDAYRYAFL, via the coding sequence ATTACTACAACTGTTATTTCTCATTTTTATAACGAAGAGTATTTATTGCCGTGGTGGCTTGTGCATCATACGAAACTGTTTGATCATGGCATTTTAATTAATAAGGGTTCAACAGATCGTTCGGTTGAAATTTGTAAAAAATTCGCACCACACTGGGAAGTACGAGATTCTGCAAATCCAGAATTTGATGCACTAGCGACAGATCATGAAGTGATGAGGATAGAACAAGAAGTAGAAGGATGGAAAATGATTTTAAATACGACTGAGTTTCTTTGTGTACAAGATAAAGAGCAGTTCTGGAAATCACTAAAAGACTTAGGAGGGAGGATGTACTGGCTAGAAGGCCTTATAATGGTAGAAAATCCAAACTATAATTATCCAAAACTTAGGTATAGTATTTCTCTAATGAAACAGCGATTTCACGGTTACTTGCCTGAAGATTGGGAGCTGTGGAGAAGAGGGAGGTTCATTCACAATCACGAATATGGAAGTTATACGGCTGGAAGACATTTAACTATGCATGAGTCTATGAATTACCCACCTCTTGCATGTATTGTATGGTTTGGATTTAGTCCGTGGAATGATGCGATCAAAAGGCGCAAATTACAAATCGGGCCAACTCTTTCTCAAGGTAGTATACATGCGGGAATGGGGACGCATCATATTATTACACCTGAAAGATTAGAAACATGGTATAGAGAACTAGCGGGAGGAACAAAGGATCTGCGTTTCAGTGATGCATATCGTTATGCTTTTTTATAA
- the rfbG gene encoding CDP-glucose 4,6-dehydratase: MTSSSFWNKKKVFITGHTGFKGSWLTLFLTSLGVEVIGYSSHPPSTPNLLEQCNAAKECITIEGDITDYDSLFHAIKQHKPDMIFHLAAQPIVTTSYKDPIDTFKTNVLGTVHVLEAAKYVESVRLIINVTSDKCYANDGSGNRAFVESDRLGGYDPYSASKACAELVATSYQKSFFHTNTLSLASVRAGNVIGGGDWAENRLFPDIIRAYLQDRPLSIRNKNAIRPWQHVLDPLHGYILLAEKLWKHKEYAEAWNFGPINEANRTVHDVIQSVIKLWNKPLTILSPTINTPYESPILTLDSTKAVNKLDWTPKLSTENAIAWTVEWYEKYASGENIESFTRQQIDAFKNL; this comes from the coding sequence ATGACTTCATCATCTTTTTGGAATAAGAAAAAAGTATTTATTACAGGACATACTGGCTTTAAAGGCTCATGGCTCACCCTTTTTTTAACTTCTTTAGGTGTAGAAGTAATCGGCTACTCTTCTCACCCTCCCTCAACTCCTAACCTTCTTGAACAATGTAACGCAGCAAAAGAGTGCATTACAATTGAAGGAGACATTACAGATTACGATTCTTTATTCCATGCCATAAAACAGCACAAACCTGATATGATATTTCATTTAGCAGCTCAACCAATCGTCACCACTTCATACAAAGATCCTATTGATACATTTAAAACAAACGTCTTAGGCACTGTTCACGTATTAGAAGCAGCAAAGTACGTCGAAAGCGTACGTCTCATTATTAATGTTACGAGTGATAAATGTTATGCGAATGATGGGAGCGGTAATCGAGCATTTGTAGAATCCGACCGTTTAGGGGGCTATGATCCATACAGTGCTAGTAAGGCTTGCGCTGAATTAGTTGCAACATCATATCAAAAATCTTTTTTTCACACGAACACCCTTTCACTCGCCTCAGTAAGAGCAGGCAATGTCATCGGTGGTGGTGATTGGGCAGAAAATCGCTTATTCCCAGATATCATTCGTGCATATTTACAAGACCGTCCTTTAAGTATTCGAAACAAAAATGCTATCCGACCGTGGCAACATGTTTTGGATCCTTTACATGGATATATCCTTTTAGCTGAGAAACTTTGGAAGCATAAAGAGTATGCAGAAGCATGGAATTTCGGACCAATTAACGAGGCTAACAGAACCGTCCATGATGTCATTCAATCTGTAATAAAATTATGGAATAAACCATTAACAATACTTTCTCCCACTATAAATACTCCTTATGAATCACCTATTTTAACACTCGATAGTACAAAAGCAGTAAATAAACTGGACTGGACTCCTAAGCTATCCACAGAAAATGCTATCGCTTGGACCGTTGAATGGTACGAAAAATATGCATCCGGTGAAAATATAGAATCATTCACACGACAACAAATCGATGCATTCAAAAATTTATAA
- the gntK gene encoding gluconokinase, with translation MVSSKYMIGVDIGTTSTKSVLFSIDGSVIASHGIEYPLYSPAPETAEQDPEEIFQAVIHTIKETIQSSNVQPVDILCVSFSSAMHSVIAVDEAGKPLTRCITWADNRSASWAEKIKNDMNGHEIYLRTGTPIHPMSPLSKLVWLKNEHDELFAKSYKFISIKEYVFYKLFKEYVIDYSIASATGMFNLKFLKWDEAALRVAGITDKKLSTVVPTTHSLIGINEELAREMNVLVTTPFIIGASDGVLSNLGVNAIEPGVVAITIGTSGAVRVVTNHPVTDPKGRTFCYALTEDLWVIGGPVNNGGMIFRWVRDQLCTLEVEHGKRLGKDPYEVLTEIAAKVNPGSDGLLFHPYLAGERAPLWNANARGSFFGLGLHHKKEHLIRAVLEGIIYNLYTVLLALKELIGEPKKIQATGGFARSELWRQMMADIFHQDVYVPESFESSCLGAAILGLYSLGEVDTLHVVSNMVGANFYHEPNMESVEKYKDLTPIYIRLARHLEEEYESIAAFQKKWV, from the coding sequence ATAGTGAGCTCGAAATATATGATTGGTGTAGATATTGGGACAACTAGTACAAAATCAGTTTTGTTTTCGATTGATGGATCAGTTATTGCAAGTCATGGGATTGAATATCCTTTATATTCTCCCGCACCAGAAACAGCAGAACAAGATCCAGAAGAGATTTTTCAAGCGGTCATACATACGATTAAAGAAACTATACAATCAAGTAATGTGCAGCCAGTTGATATTCTTTGTGTTTCTTTTAGTTCGGCAATGCATAGTGTCATTGCTGTAGACGAAGCAGGGAAGCCGTTAACGAGATGTATCACTTGGGCAGATAATAGAAGCGCAAGCTGGGCAGAAAAAATAAAGAATGATATGAATGGTCATGAAATTTACCTTCGTACTGGAACACCAATCCATCCTATGTCACCACTTTCGAAATTAGTTTGGCTTAAGAATGAACATGATGAGTTGTTTGCAAAAAGCTATAAATTCATCTCTATTAAAGAGTATGTTTTCTATAAGTTATTTAAGGAATATGTAATTGATTATTCTATTGCATCAGCAACAGGAATGTTCAATTTGAAATTTTTAAAATGGGATGAGGCAGCTCTTCGTGTCGCAGGAATTACCGATAAAAAGCTATCTACAGTTGTTCCAACGACGCACAGTTTAATAGGGATAAATGAAGAACTTGCAAGAGAGATGAATGTACTTGTTACTACTCCTTTTATAATCGGTGCGAGTGATGGGGTACTATCGAATTTAGGTGTAAATGCAATAGAACCTGGAGTAGTTGCTATTACAATTGGTACGAGCGGTGCAGTGCGAGTTGTCACAAATCATCCTGTAACGGATCCGAAAGGTAGGACTTTTTGTTATGCGTTAACTGAGGATCTTTGGGTAATTGGTGGACCGGTTAATAATGGTGGTATGATTTTTAGGTGGGTTCGCGACCAATTATGTACGTTAGAAGTTGAGCATGGGAAGCGTTTAGGAAAAGATCCATATGAAGTGCTTACGGAAATAGCGGCAAAAGTGAATCCTGGATCTGATGGTTTATTATTTCATCCGTATTTAGCAGGCGAAAGAGCTCCTTTATGGAATGCAAATGCGCGGGGATCTTTCTTTGGGCTTGGACTACATCATAAGAAAGAGCATCTTATACGTGCTGTTTTAGAGGGAATCATTTATAACTTGTATACAGTTCTTCTTGCGTTAAAAGAACTAATTGGCGAACCGAAAAAAATTCAAGCGACAGGTGGTTTTGCAAGGTCAGAACTTTGGAGACAGATGATGGCAGATATTTTTCATCAAGACGTATACGTTCCTGAAAGTTTCGAAAGCTCTTGCCTAGGAGCGGCAATCCTCGGTTTATATAGCTTAGGTGAAGTAGATACATTACATGTAGTTTCTAATATGGTAGGTGCCAATTTTTATCATGAGCCAAACATGGAAAGTGTGGAGAAATATAAAGATTTAACACCGATCTATATTCGTTTGGCCCGTCACTTGGAAGAAGAATATGAAAGTATAGCAGCTTTTCAGAAAAAGTGGGTTTAG
- a CDS encoding NAD-dependent epimerase/dehydratase family protein, with product MKKILVTGGSGWIGKYVVHSLIQKGYEVHATYNKNKPSHLSCHWHKVNLLRDEEVKKLIYEIKPTYLFHLAWEAVPPKCYVSINNYYWLQSSISLIQHFTTCGGKRVVVAGTGAEYEWFNGVLFEDSPLLSYKTPYSLCKNALHSWLQSYAKQTGLSMCWGRIFHMYGPYEHGNRLVSNIITSLLKNEEALCTHGNQSRDFLHVSDVADALVTLLQCNVTGTINIASGHSVQIKELASIIAKKIGKENLIKLGAIPFPKDEPLFVGVNVERLKTEVKWLPTYDLNTGIEETIFWWESFIKKHNDMHH from the coding sequence ATGAAAAAAATCCTTGTAACAGGCGGTAGTGGATGGATTGGTAAATATGTTGTACATTCACTTATACAAAAGGGTTATGAAGTTCACGCCACTTACAATAAAAATAAGCCTTCTCACCTTTCCTGCCATTGGCATAAAGTAAACTTACTTCGCGATGAAGAAGTAAAAAAACTCATTTACGAAATTAAACCTACTTACCTTTTTCATTTAGCTTGGGAAGCAGTGCCGCCCAAATGCTATGTATCCATCAATAATTATTATTGGCTCCAGTCCAGTATTTCTTTAATCCAACACTTCACAACATGTGGTGGAAAACGAGTAGTTGTAGCAGGTACCGGTGCTGAGTACGAGTGGTTTAACGGTGTATTATTTGAAGATTCACCGCTTCTTTCCTATAAAACACCTTATTCATTATGTAAAAATGCATTGCACTCCTGGTTACAATCGTACGCAAAACAAACCGGCCTCAGCATGTGTTGGGGCCGAATTTTTCATATGTATGGCCCTTACGAACATGGTAATCGACTTGTATCTAACATTATCACTTCATTATTAAAAAACGAGGAAGCACTATGTACACATGGAAATCAATCTCGAGATTTTCTCCATGTGAGTGATGTCGCTGACGCTCTTGTGACCTTATTACAGTGTAACGTTACAGGTACGATAAATATCGCTTCTGGTCACTCTGTACAAATTAAAGAATTAGCTTCTATCATTGCCAAAAAGATAGGAAAAGAAAATTTAATTAAACTAGGTGCTATCCCTTTTCCTAAAGATGAACCTTTATTTGTCGGCGTTAATGTGGAACGTTTAAAAACTGAAGTAAAGTGGCTACCAACTTACGATCTAAACACAGGAATTGAGGAAACTATTTTTTGGTGGGAATCATTTATAAAAAAGCATAACGATATGCATCACTGA
- a CDS encoding pentapeptide repeat-containing protein, whose amino-acid sequence MTNHNDYFRVEEDVNYNSLKADCEKCFGLCCVALPFAASVDFAVNKDGGKPCTNLQSDYKCSIHRDLRGKGYKGCTVFECFGAGQKISQVTFKGIDWRTDAEHAREMYDAFPVMHQLHEMLWYLKEAILLKATQTIHKELKEAIEETERLSNLSSDELMEVNVPLHRAEVNILLLETSELVWKEMNVARKKRISHRGADLMGANLKKRDLQGANLRGAYLIAANLRDANLRGADLIGADLRDADIRGTDFTNSIFLTQVQINAAKGDKYTKLPKVLSRPVHWTT is encoded by the coding sequence TTGACTAATCATAACGACTATTTTCGTGTAGAAGAGGATGTAAATTACAATAGTTTAAAAGCGGATTGTGAAAAATGTTTTGGATTATGTTGTGTAGCATTACCGTTTGCAGCATCAGTAGATTTTGCGGTGAATAAAGATGGTGGTAAACCTTGTACAAATCTACAATCAGATTATAAATGTAGTATACATAGAGATCTTAGAGGAAAAGGCTATAAAGGTTGTACAGTATTTGAATGTTTCGGTGCTGGACAAAAGATTTCTCAAGTTACGTTTAAAGGAATTGATTGGCGGACAGATGCCGAGCATGCGAGAGAAATGTATGATGCTTTTCCGGTTATGCATCAGCTTCATGAAATGCTTTGGTATTTGAAGGAAGCTATTCTATTAAAGGCGACGCAGACAATTCATAAAGAGCTGAAGGAAGCAATTGAAGAGACAGAGCGTCTTTCTAATTTAAGTTCAGATGAGTTAATGGAAGTAAATGTGCCATTACACCGTGCAGAAGTGAACATTCTCCTTTTAGAGACGAGTGAATTAGTATGGAAGGAAATGAATGTTGCACGTAAAAAACGAATCAGTCACCGCGGAGCAGATCTTATGGGAGCTAACCTTAAAAAGAGGGATTTACAAGGAGCAAATTTAAGAGGAGCTTATCTTATTGCGGCTAATTTACGAGATGCAAATTTAAGGGGAGCGGATCTCATCGGAGCAGATTTGCGAGATGCAGATATTCGCGGGACAGATTTTACAAATAGTATTTTTCTTACGCAAGTGCAAATTAATGCGGCGAAAGGGGACAAATATACGAAATTACCGAAAGTGTTGTCTCGTCCAGTTCATTGGACTACGTAA
- a CDS encoding DMT family transporter — protein sequence MKQTILGAICLSLAASIWGGMYVVSKYVLDFIPPLTLVWLRFIIAFVVLYVILKTTEKKQKKNVTIHKKDWLLFAWIGFVGYFISITCQFIGTKLSDAHTGSLVTSATPAFMVIFAALILKEKLTARRLLSTIIATIGVVIVIGWDFEIGSYFIGTIILVGAAITWALLSIYVKIASARFSSLVITTYAIFFSLFFITPFMVWEFQTNPIEHMNMYVVLGVLYLGIISTAGAFFLWNKGLELMDASIGSLFFFFQPIVGSLLGWFLLNETLSSNFFIGGILIICSVIITTFEKRK from the coding sequence ATGAAACAAACCATTTTAGGAGCTATATGTTTATCACTAGCAGCAAGTATTTGGGGCGGTATGTACGTCGTTAGTAAATACGTACTCGACTTTATCCCGCCGCTTACACTCGTTTGGCTACGCTTTATTATCGCTTTTGTTGTTTTATATGTGATTTTGAAAACAACTGAAAAAAAGCAAAAGAAAAACGTAACCATACACAAAAAAGATTGGCTATTATTCGCTTGGATCGGATTCGTAGGTTATTTCATTTCGATCACATGTCAATTTATCGGAACGAAATTATCCGATGCTCATACAGGCTCCTTAGTGACATCAGCTACACCTGCATTTATGGTTATATTTGCAGCGCTCATTTTAAAAGAGAAACTAACTGCTCGTAGACTTTTATCAACTATAATAGCGACAATCGGTGTCGTTATCGTTATCGGATGGGATTTTGAAATCGGCTCCTATTTTATCGGTACAATCATTTTAGTTGGGGCCGCTATTACGTGGGCTTTACTGTCCATTTATGTAAAAATCGCTTCTGCTCGATTTTCATCTTTAGTTATTACAACGTACGCAATATTTTTTTCACTCTTTTTCATTACACCTTTTATGGTATGGGAATTCCAAACAAATCCTATTGAACATATGAACATGTATGTAGTATTAGGCGTACTCTATTTAGGAATCATCTCAACCGCAGGTGCATTTTTTCTTTGGAATAAAGGATTAGAATTAATGGATGCTAGCATCGGCTCATTATTTTTCTTCTTTCAACCTATCGTTGGATCATTACTTGGTTGGTTCTTATTAAATGAGACGTTAAGCAGTAACTTTTTTATTGGTGGTATCCTTATTATATGTAGTGTTATAATTACTACTTTTGAAAAGCGAAAATAG
- a CDS encoding lactonase family protein, which produces MTDNKEFIGYVGTYTKENSEGIYTFTLHTEAQKVSNVTLAAKLDNPTYVTISKNNQYLYSVVKEGEAGGVAAYLINSHTGELEEQNRQVVEGASPCHISVDSGNQTVVTANYHKGTIESFEVDEENGTVNPASSIMAHEGSGPNKERQEKPHAHYAGYTPDEKYVVGVDLGIDKIITYGIKDSTLKEVNSLSVNPGSGPRHIAFHPNGKYAYVMTELSSEVIVLTYYPEEGSFTELQYISTVPKEFDGNSQGSAIHISSDGRFVYAANRGYNSIAVFSVNQNSGELTFVAHTSTEGNWPRDFVLDPTGKFLIATNEKSHNLVLFSRNETTGKLTLLQSDVVVPEPVCVKFLNV; this is translated from the coding sequence ATGACGGATAACAAAGAGTTTATTGGATATGTTGGAACTTACACGAAAGAAAATAGTGAAGGAATATATACTTTTACTTTACATACGGAAGCGCAAAAAGTTAGTAATGTAACACTTGCGGCTAAGCTGGATAACCCTACATATGTAACGATTAGCAAAAATAATCAATATCTCTATTCTGTTGTAAAAGAAGGAGAAGCTGGTGGTGTAGCTGCTTATTTGATTAATAGTCATACTGGAGAGCTAGAGGAACAAAATAGACAAGTAGTAGAAGGGGCTTCTCCTTGTCATATTAGTGTGGATAGTGGAAATCAAACGGTAGTTACAGCGAATTACCATAAAGGAACGATTGAGTCTTTTGAAGTAGATGAAGAAAATGGAACTGTAAATCCTGCTTCATCTATTATGGCACATGAAGGTTCAGGTCCAAATAAAGAAAGACAAGAAAAACCACATGCACATTACGCGGGATATACTCCTGATGAAAAATATGTGGTAGGTGTTGATTTAGGGATTGATAAAATAATTACATATGGAATAAAAGATAGTACATTAAAAGAAGTGAATAGCTTGTCTGTGAACCCAGGAAGCGGTCCGAGACATATTGCTTTTCATCCAAATGGAAAGTACGCTTATGTGATGACTGAACTTAGTTCGGAAGTCATTGTGTTAACATATTATCCGGAAGAAGGATCCTTTACAGAGTTGCAGTATATTTCTACAGTTCCAAAAGAATTTGATGGAAATAGTCAAGGAAGTGCTATTCATATTTCTTCTGATGGCCGTTTTGTATATGCGGCGAATCGTGGGTATAATAGTATCGCTGTTTTCAGTGTAAATCAAAACTCAGGTGAACTTACATTTGTTGCACATACATCTACAGAAGGAAATTGGCCGAGGGACTTTGTGTTAGATCCTACTGGAAAATTTCTTATTGCTACAAATGAAAAGTCACATAATCTTGTGCTATTTTCAAGAAATGAAACGACAGGGAAGTTAACACTGTTACAATCTGATGTTGTTGTACCAGAGCCTGTTTGTGTTAAGTTTTTAAATGTTTAA
- a CDS encoding glycosyltransferase family 2 protein, which produces MKKTIISHFYNEEYLLPWWLMHHTKIFDHGILINRGSTDRSVEICKLFAPHWEVRDSRFLEFDPTNTDIEVMGIEREISGWKIVLNTTEFFCCNNTEEFFSSLHALGQNMYAIRMILMIDSHKYNYSKPRYSIPLVEQRYHGVFPYNPKLGCAWRFIHNHLDGAYLPGRHYSRHGNIVYDYPSFILKFYFSPWNEQSKARKLQITPTLSKIGVQMGLQTHYGQSPEELETRFLELSNVTQDLRNNPEYQELFPKFKP; this is translated from the coding sequence ATTAAAAAAACTATCATTTCTCATTTTTATAATGAAGAATACCTACTTCCATGGTGGCTTATGCATCATACAAAAATATTTGATCACGGCATATTAATTAATAGAGGTTCTACTGATCGTTCCGTAGAGATTTGTAAATTATTCGCACCCCACTGGGAAGTGCGAGATTCCAGATTTCTTGAGTTTGATCCAACAAATACTGATATTGAAGTGATGGGAATTGAAAGAGAAATTTCAGGTTGGAAAATCGTTTTAAATACTACTGAATTCTTTTGTTGTAATAATACAGAAGAGTTTTTCTCATCTCTTCATGCACTAGGACAAAATATGTATGCGATTAGAATGATTTTAATGATAGATAGCCATAAGTACAATTATTCAAAGCCAAGATACTCTATCCCATTAGTAGAACAACGATACCACGGCGTCTTCCCTTATAACCCAAAACTCGGATGTGCCTGGAGATTTATTCACAATCATCTAGATGGTGCATATTTACCTGGTAGACATTATTCGCGGCACGGGAATATAGTTTATGACTATCCTTCATTTATTTTAAAATTTTATTTTAGCCCTTGGAATGAACAGTCAAAGGCAAGAAAATTACAAATTACACCTACCCTTTCAAAAATAGGTGTTCAAATGGGACTCCAAACACATTACGGTCAATCTCCTGAAGAACTGGAAACACGTTTTTTAGAGCTTAGTAACGTAACTCAAGACCTCCGTAATAATCCTGAATATCAAGAATTATTTCCAAAGTTTAAACCATAA
- a CDS encoding MerR family transcriptional regulator, with the protein MYRIGQLALMAHVSKRTIDYYTNLGILKAERSQSNYRYYDETAFETLQFIEKCKEMHMPLCEIKEKIEEKKKLLGINEHVSKQVNEVTDHIHRLEAELTELKPLLDELTDSQREKISKSLSGQTTALIQTLALLL; encoded by the coding sequence GTGTATCGAATCGGACAGTTGGCTCTCATGGCTCACGTGTCGAAACGAACGATTGATTATTATACGAATCTAGGTATCTTAAAAGCGGAGCGATCTCAATCTAATTATCGCTATTACGACGAAACAGCATTTGAGACATTACAATTTATTGAGAAGTGCAAAGAAATGCATATGCCGCTTTGTGAGATTAAAGAGAAAATCGAGGAGAAGAAGAAGCTGCTCGGTATCAATGAACACGTTTCGAAACAAGTGAATGAAGTGACAGACCATATTCATCGATTAGAAGCAGAGTTAACGGAGTTAAAGCCGCTTTTAGATGAATTGACTGATTCACAACGTGAAAAAATATCGAAATCTTTATCTGGTCAAACGACAGCTTTAATACAGACACTTGCTCTATTATTATAG
- a CDS encoding DUF1272 domain-containing protein — MALEMKTNCQICDHSLQPDSEAYICVYECTFCAPCTEERQNVCPNCGGELVRRPKKK, encoded by the coding sequence ATGGCATTAGAAATGAAAACAAACTGTCAAATTTGCGACCATTCCCTTCAGCCTGATTCTGAAGCATACATATGCGTGTATGAATGTACATTTTGTGCACCATGTACAGAGGAAAGACAAAACGTTTGCCCAAATTGTGGCGGCGAGTTAGTACGTAGACCGAAGAAGAAATAG
- a CDS encoding class I SAM-dependent methyltransferase: MEQKKCRFCHSLLTNTFLDLGVSPLANSFVAPEHSYKMEPFYPLHTFVCNSCLLVQLDEFESPHNIFHDYLYFSSYSSSWLLHAKQYVEMAIKRFNLTNHSKVIEIASNDGYLLQYFQKENINTTGIEPAKNVAEIAIQKGIPTEVNFFSNDLAKKLPQADLIVANNVLAHVPNLHDFVAGLKTLLKQDGTITIEFPHLLNLISFKQFDTIYHEHFSYFSLISLQKVLAYHHLKIVDVEELSTHGGSLRIFINHHNASSTIHCNVTKLIQKEVDHGLDTLDCYLLFSERIEQLKISILKFFIETKALNKQIIGYGAPAKGNTLLNYCGIGKEFLSYTVDKNPYKQNLLLPGTRIPIKSPEEIKRTKPDYILILPWNLKEEIMKECSFIREWGGKFLVMIPEVDVIEP, from the coding sequence ATGGAACAGAAAAAATGCCGTTTTTGCCATTCATTACTCACAAATACTTTTTTAGATTTAGGCGTTTCTCCTCTCGCTAACTCATTTGTAGCTCCAGAACACTCATATAAAATGGAGCCATTTTATCCGCTGCACACGTTTGTTTGTAACTCTTGTTTACTTGTACAATTAGATGAATTTGAATCTCCGCACAATATTTTTCATGACTATTTATACTTTAGCTCTTATTCCTCCAGTTGGCTACTACACGCTAAGCAATATGTAGAAATGGCGATTAAGCGTTTCAACTTAACAAACCATTCGAAAGTGATTGAAATCGCAAGTAACGATGGATACTTATTACAATACTTCCAAAAAGAAAACATCAATACTACTGGAATTGAACCAGCGAAAAACGTAGCAGAAATCGCTATCCAAAAAGGAATTCCTACTGAAGTGAATTTTTTCAGCAATGACTTAGCAAAAAAGTTACCACAAGCTGATTTAATCGTCGCAAATAACGTATTAGCACATGTTCCAAACTTGCATGATTTTGTCGCCGGTTTAAAAACGTTATTAAAGCAAGATGGCACGATAACAATTGAATTCCCTCACTTATTAAACCTCATATCCTTTAAACAGTTTGACACAATCTATCATGAGCACTTCTCTTACTTCTCTCTTATAAGTCTTCAAAAAGTTTTAGCTTATCATCATTTGAAAATTGTTGATGTAGAAGAGCTTTCAACGCACGGTGGTTCCTTGCGTATTTTTATAAACCATCATAATGCCTCATCCACTATCCATTGCAATGTTACAAAATTAATCCAAAAAGAAGTAGATCACGGGCTAGATACATTAGATTGCTATCTCCTTTTTTCTGAACGCATAGAACAATTGAAAATAAGTATTTTAAAGTTTTTTATCGAAACAAAAGCTTTAAACAAACAAATTATCGGTTACGGCGCTCCCGCTAAAGGAAACACCCTTTTAAATTATTGTGGAATCGGAAAAGAATTTCTATCTTATACGGTAGACAAAAATCCTTATAAACAAAATCTCCTTTTGCCAGGAACTCGTATTCCTATAAAATCCCCAGAAGAAATTAAACGGACAAAACCTGATTATATTCTCATATTACCTTGGAATTTAAAGGAGGAAATTATGAAAGAATGCTCCTTCATCCGTGAATGGGGCGGCAAATTTTTAGTGATGATCCCAGAAGTAGACGTGATCGAACCATGA
- the rfbF gene encoding glucose-1-phosphate cytidylyltransferase, protein MKAVILAGGYGTRIGEETHLKPKPMIEIGTKPILWHIMSLFSHYGITEFIICLGYKGYAIKEFFLNYNLHMSDFTIHLSDNTITSHSHPIEPWKVTLIDTGLNTETGGRVKKIKNYVGDEPFCLTYGDGLSNVNIKELIAFHKKHGKMATVTAVQPPGRFGSLVLDKQSVTSFQEKPLGDGGWVNGGFFVLNHDIFNYISGDKSVLETETLVQLVNKNELAAFQHTGFWHPMDTLRDKNKLVELWENNDAPWKVW, encoded by the coding sequence ATGAAAGCTGTTATTCTTGCTGGTGGATACGGTACAAGAATTGGGGAAGAAACACATTTAAAACCAAAACCTATGATTGAGATTGGAACAAAACCTATTCTATGGCACATTATGAGTTTGTTTAGCCATTATGGGATCACTGAGTTTATTATTTGCTTAGGCTATAAAGGATATGCAATTAAAGAGTTTTTTCTAAATTACAACTTACACATGTCAGATTTCACAATACATTTAAGCGATAACACAATTACTAGCCATTCTCATCCTATAGAACCATGGAAAGTTACATTAATTGATACTGGTCTAAATACCGAAACAGGTGGACGAGTTAAAAAGATAAAAAATTATGTTGGAGACGAACCTTTCTGTCTCACTTATGGTGATGGATTAAGTAATGTAAATATAAAAGAACTTATTGCATTTCATAAAAAACACGGAAAAATGGCTACTGTTACAGCCGTACAACCTCCTGGTAGATTTGGTTCTCTCGTTTTAGATAAACAATCTGTCACATCCTTTCAAGAAAAACCACTAGGTGATGGTGGATGGGTTAACGGTGGATTTTTTGTTTTAAATCATGATATTTTCAATTACATTAGTGGAGATAAGTCTGTTTTGGAAACCGAAACTTTAGTTCAGTTAGTAAACAAAAATGAACTGGCAGCATTTCAGCATACTGGTTTTTGGCATCCCATGGATACATTGCGCGATAAAAATAAATTAGTCGAGCTATGGGAAAATAATGACGCTCCATGGAAGGTCTGGTAA